The Poecilia reticulata strain Guanapo linkage group LG10, Guppy_female_1.0+MT, whole genome shotgun sequence sequence GAGAAGAGGAGTAAAGAGCAATGagtgtcagaaaaacaaaacattgcttTATTCCAGATCTGAACTATATTAGAATATTttgcaataacaataatattggCAAATCTTGCAATGACATTATCACTTGTGATTTATCCccatttcttccttccttccatcacTCTGTCATTTAGCACTTTACGTAATGTCATTAGTGTCCATTGTGACATCTGCTGCCGTGAGACTAAATTGTACTTCACAATGTAAAATGCAAGTTCATAACACCGGGAATGAAGAATGGGTATTTATCATATCACTTATCATTTATAGTGAAAAACGTATGATAAGaactttgatcaaattaaatcaaattaaaaaaaaacacaacattatctaaaattttatttttaccattttctccgCTTCTTTTGCGTCACAAGAACGTcaataaaatcagaaactttgaaaatatgattgaatgcagttactgtgtgcagtacAAAGCACACTTCTTGAAGTAAGTGCCTATTTTAAATGGGAATGTTTCTCAAGAACAGAGTTATCGCACAATAAAGGCTGAGCCATCCAGACACAGTaacctaaaaaaagaagcaatcaATAGTTTTTTCATTATACTTTTTATCATTAagacaatagtaccacaaaattttgtaataaaagaCTGGATATATTCAATTATTATTGCACTCCAAACCGTCTTTTGCAATACACATATTGCACACACTGATATTGCAAAAATACTTTTCGCCATTTTCTGCAGCCTGACTGTAAAATACACTATAATCCCCAAGTGTAGCTTGCATATCTATATTTTTCGAtggaaatgtaaataataaattacatgCTTCCATTTCTGTGcatcacaaaaaatacacagtaGAGTACACAGCACGCAAAAACTTTTAGTCCAATTTTAAGAGCCTGGTGAAGTTTTGTATGTAAACAAAGAAAGGATGCGTGTCTTATGGTGTAAATCGAACAATCTCGCGTTGCTTGCTGTTTTCATATTGTGTTGTGATGCTTCGGTCCCTATTCCTGGTCCTCGTGGCTCACTGTCCTGCCGCATctgatttatattaaataaatcaggTTTGTGCCGAATTTGGTGGCATGCTGGGAAGCTTTATGGAGGCAGAGGAACATCGAAAACATTAGAGGCCACCATACCGCATGGGGTGAACTTGAGGGTGCAAAGCCTTGCACACCGCAGCGACCTAAAACCACGATGCACACGCATGCATGCGGGTTGGATTCCCACGGTCGTTGCAGCTCCTGTTGTAAGTTAAGTTTACCCGATTATCTGAGCTGATAAGGGGCTTAAAGAGGGATGCAGCCGTACCTAACAGGAATCAACTGCCTGGCAACAGTTGCACACAGAAACATTGTTAAACTGTTGCAGATCCGAGCGCTGCAGTGTCGAGATGTTGCAACAGACTTCCAGAAATAAGCACGATAGATTTAATTTGCAGTACAATGTAGTAAATCCTTCCCCCCACTGACCTGTTGCGTCCGTTCAGACGGATTCATCATCACAGCCTGGCGAAAGCGGTTATCCACATAAGACGCCATTGTCTTGGAAGGCGGCGTGTAGCGCAGTTTCTTATTCTTGAAAATCACTTTATAGGAATCCAGAGGCGATGTATATACACAGATGTGGGCCTCCGTTTTGTTGTACTTTATTCTTGTTGGCTGTGGTCCGGAGCTGGGAGTGCCCCAAGCCAGGCCACGACTGGAGCCAGACAGCCGAGCGGTCTCCTCGGGGTGTCTGTCCCTCTCTGCTGCCCAACCCGAAACCGGCTGCCAACAGCGGTCCCCGCTGCCACCGActattaaaacttattttaattaaaaaatgtttcaaacagtCTCTTTGAGTTATTTTCAAACTGCCAAACCTAAAGTCCCACCGTTGAAGCCAACGTTACGTGAAGATATTCCTTGTCTCCTCAGCATTCTGCTGGCGACGGGAAGAAATTCCATAAAGGATCCGGTAAACAAAAGGAAAGCTAACGGCTACAAGCTAACCAGACAGCAACAACATGGCGTCCATCACGAAAAGGTCAAAACTCCTTGTGTTCACTgagaaaactcattttattCGCGTTTACAGACAACTAAAAGTGAGAAATGGCACACCACCGTTCGCCGTGTTCTGTTGTATGCCACCACCATGGTGACTGACATACGACATCAAGTCCGAAGTTGTTAGGAATACTACTTCCTTGTgcgattttcaaaataaagttctgcaaaaataaaaataaaaatcgtaTTTGTTTATAACTGTActtaagttttgaaaaaaaaaattaaatatgcatttaatgCTCTCATACAGATTACACGAGACAGAAGCAagttaaaacaatgaaatggggtaggagctttttttttttattctgcataaTATTTCCgtttgttctttgttgtttgCTGGGTTGTTTGAGGCTCTTTTTAGGGATACTGTACTTGTAAAATGTCGTATTGGCACAATGGTCATTTTGTAATTAACTTACCAAACGGAGATATAGAAATAGAACTAGATGTAAAAACtcacaaaagaaaactgtaataatTTTCAGTTCGGTTTATTCCCTATTGATATTATTTAGACAGGGAGAAAATTCTGTTTCCTCCAAATCCATCGTGATCTCTATTTGACTTGACAAGGATTTAGTAACATGGAGGAGGCTTATTATGGGCGAGTCCATTCAACAAAGGACGGAGCGAGGGACCTTAATGTGGGAACGGTAGTGCTTTGGCGCCACCAAGTGACGTTGTCGAAAATTACAGGCGTAAATGTAAATAACTATGGCATACACAACTTCTCCAAACTCCACGAAAGACAACATATGTTTATTGTAAcatataaattaaatgatttaaatactATTAAGTAAAATGCCAAAACACAAAGGAATCTTTAAAAGCTCACATTTAGGaatgtatatttattaaaaagaaaccCCAGGTTAGATCATTTTTCCAGCCAATCAAAATTAGACATCTTCACACTTTAACATTCTTTTCGGAAGTTTAAAGGTCGTAAGTATGTTTACCTTTCAAAAACTACTTATTTTGAATGGTGTACAATAGTTAAGTATGTATGATACTATCTGACGTGCCTCTCTCTCCACATGCAAATCTATTTGTATGAATAACATTACAGATATTTAGAAAAGGGCATAGCTGAGTAGATAATGTAGGTTTCCTGGTTGTAGAGTGTAATTAGGCCGCAGGCAGTGGCACCATGACAACCGCTGGTTGTATTACAACCAGGCATAACCACGTGGACAGCACTGTTGGGTTCATGTTGTCAGTTGATCAGGGGGATTAGAAAGATCTTTCTAAGCTCCAATAAGTTAGAAATGATGCAGAACAGTAACAAAAACTCAGATGAGACACGGTATGGGCAGAGGATCCTTTTCACAGGTAGGAAAATTTAACTCACAATGGGCCTTAGTTGTGTTTCCTTCAGCTGGGActctaaaaagctaaaaaattaagttaaagcAATTCGGATGTAGCTGTCAGATGACATAGtctaataaattaataaataacatgGATTTTAAGCACTCAAATGATTGAAAGGAAGTTTTAAAGGACATTTTTCTGTGATAAAAGAACAAGATAGTATAAGAATTGGGAAATATCTGTTTGACCAAtatcataaaattatttttgttactgcACTTTTGATATTTACTCTATGGAtaaccaaaaaatataaaggaCACTGCATCGCATGAAATGGAGAAATTGCTTCTACTATGACGAGTTCTTCTCCTTGTTTTAACAATTCAACCAGAGCTCAGACAACCACTGCTAACTTACAATGCTGTGAGAAAGTGTTTGCcacttcctttgtttttgctttttctagTCCAATATGTTTCcaatcatcaaaaacatgttgATATCAGAAAACGATAAACTGAGTAATACAAAATGcagtctttaaaaaacataatgccAACCTCAACACAATAACAGGTTGGTCCACCCTGAGTGTTTTAAACCACTGTGAATGAATTATGGCCTTCTCTTCTACACAGAATTGTCTTAACTTAGCAATTTTGGAGGATTTTCAAGTAtgaaaatttcattttgtttttctttcttaatgttGAACTATAAACTCTGAGATTAAATGGGGCAAGTAAAGAATGTAGTGCTCCAGATGTTCTTCAACCTGGAGCTCTGGACTTCTGATAGCTTTGGCCAAAAATGGTATATTCAGTTTTATCAAATTAGTTTTCCTAATTTGataaaactgaatatatttAGCAGGgcgatttttgtttgtttcatatgCAATCTCTGCATTGTGATTTCTACAACAGAATTCAGCAAGTGATgcaaagattatatttttgtttcctcaaTTTATTTGTATAAGGTTTCAGAGTGTGTGCCTTTTTAGACAATTTATATGCATATAAAAGtcaagaaaatatgtttgtcaccttttgtaaaagttttatatttttgaacaacctaaaaacaaaaacatagctCTGCTCCTTTGATTTAgcaattgttttttattactggtccttattaaaaaattttaatttacctCAGACAAATTTTGATTAGCAGGACTGGGTGACAGCAGCGGTTGATGGTTCCTGTTCTGGGGTATTTTGTGACCTGGATGAGTTGTTGATGCATTCTTGGAGTgattttttcatcatttattcatgatttaacaaagGGTGTAATTATACTTTCACGTAGAGTCATGCTTTTTTGCCTTTAataatgaaatcatttgaagTCTTATAGCTAATCTGCCTGTTTGTCCCATTCAGCTTAATGCAACCACAGGCACCATGGATCACAAATCACAAGTAGGACGCAATTTCATTCCTCACAACTTCAAACTCTCTCCAGGTCCAGGTGGAATTGGAGACTACAGGCCAAGATCGAATTATTTCCCCCTCTACATTGGTGTGGGTGCCACTTCTCCCGAGGCCACCAGTGATCTAAGTTATTTATGCCGAGCTGCTCCTGACGCCCCCCCGCCTGCACCCAGGCAGAGCTTTGTGGGCGAGGTGGGCTGGGGATGGCAGCATAACCAGCTGTTGAATGGAGACAGGTTGCTCAGCAACATGCAAATTAAGGTATAAACATGACCTTGTGGAGCTGATTCTAATGAGAAGGTTGAGGCATAAActttgatgtggaaaaaaaaaccccactcaGCTTTATTGTGAGGAACAGACGGAGATaatgaaatatgaatttattttctctatAACAAGGCAGGACTGGCACATGGATTATTTATCAAGTCTGGATCCTGATCCAAGATAATTAAaacttcactttgttttattttctgacagaaaactgACATTAGGCGAACACTGGAGGACAGAGTCACTCAGAAGTTTCAGATGAACCAGTAGGTCCCAATTTGTccatttaaaacacataaacatgaTATATGTACATGATGTTTGAACAGTGTTGAGTTCGCTGGATTGCATGTTACCTGCTTCCTCATCCATAATGCAACATTTCCACTTTAATGAGAACACACAGCGCCTCAAGCCGTGGACATGAAATCAGCCAGAACGAACTTGGACACCCAGCCGCCAAACCGTCTGGAgggtttatttacattttacatttttcatattacaaaaaaatattcatgaaatGCAATGGCATTTATGTCTTGTATGTTGTGAGGCATAACTTGAAGAGATTCTACTCCAGTAATGTCGGAATAGTACAGGTatatcacaataaattaaaataacattgaaaagttcactttttatttcagtaattcaagttaaaaaagaactgttaataaataataaagattgaATGCACACATAGGGATGTGTTGGCTCAtagcaaatgaaacaaaatttccttaaaatttgaacaaaaaatattagtaATACTGCAATAGCTACAAACAACATAATAGTGGAGAAGAGAACTGACTTTACAGTTGTTCTGGAGACCGTCATTGACACACTCCCCAAGAAAGTCATTCTTAAAGATGCTAGCTTTTTGATTAGAATGTTGTAACTAAGCATGTtaatggaaaattgagtggaaggaagatatgtaaagcacaaacaacacagaaaaccttGAGAAGATTATAAAGTACATCAGGTTAAATAGCTCCAAGCTTTAAGGAGATGCTGACTTCATGAGAAACCTTGGCACCTGCTCATGTTACCAGAAGTACTGTTATCTGCTTCTGTTGCCATGGTATCACTGGATTTAATTGGCCAACAAACCCACAAAGGATCTATGGACTATTGTGAAAAGGAAGATGAGATACACCTGATTCAACAGTGTAGATGACCTGAAGGCCTCTCTTGGATTAACATGGGCTCCCTGAACATTTGTGCAGAACCTGTAGTGCAATAATAGCATTCAAGCATCAAAACAGGAATTTTTATTCCtgtatttaaaatcttttttttatgtactatTCAAATTGTCTGAGAATATGGGTTTGGAGTAACTGAGAGTTGTTTATATGTCAATatcaataaacatttgaaatattttactctcaGTGTAGTGAATATGATTAATTTGAGTTTACATATATTCCAGTTTATTCcagtttattgcattttctttcaactctGCAGAAAATTCACTGAATATCCCATTCAGTGAATTTTCTGCagagttgaaagaaaatgaataaaatgtgaaaattaatgTGTAAAGATGCATGGTCTTTAATatacaaaatctatgttttcaATATTTAGACATATTTCTAGTGGGCTCTTGTATTAACTGTATCTATGGAAGATTTTGAAAGTGACACATTTACTCCAATCAGAACCCCTGCTGGCAGCACAGCTGAAGGATGATGATGGACAGAGAGTTCTGTGTTTctatagttgttgtttttttcatccgACTGGTGTTGAAGAGTGTTAGATTTGTTCTGTTGGATATTTGAtggatttctcttttaaaatgttgccacCACTGGGTGAGTATTCccatctttcatttatttatctctgATATTAAGCTCTGAAAAATTACTCTTTTTCTTGTTCCCAAATAGGGTTGCACAGTTTTGCAGCACATTAATCTTTGTGTGAAGCAGTAAAGCATAtcactaaaaacacaaaagcaggaAACTCAAATAGAGAAATACATTATATGTAAGACTGATGTAGCGAAACAATGGGATACATCACTGATCCCATTGTGATCAGTGATGTATCCCATCACTGATGGGATACACCAGTTAAGGGGGAACAGTTTTCCCCCTTAACTGTGGGAAAACAAAGATGACAGAGATAAAGGTTGATGAgattcaagttattttttatttaataatgaataaactTGTTTCTCCATTTTGAAATAATGTGAAGGATCAAAAGTAAAAGCGTTTTGTTGGTCTgaatttttcagtatttgttcACATGGTTTTCACTTGAAAAAGTGACCAATTTCTTTTCAAAGAGATCCATAAATAGAATTTAAATATGATCTAAATTAAGGTTGAAGAACATTTGccatgttgtcattttaagaaacagaaattcagaaaatatgGAGATGACAGGCTTAATAAGTATCCATTTATTGGCTCCTAAGAATCATTGCAATGCTTACAACTTAATATTTGTACAAAGACTGATTGTGAATGTGCAGAAACCTCACATATGTAGCAGAATCAGAGGTCAATAAGAAATAACCTGGTGCGGATGTAGTACCTGTGATAATAGCATAGTTAAGAAAGCAGTAGAGACAAAACTCTGCCTTGTACTAAGGCAAACATGCTTTATTGGGTCATGGTTGCCTTCAGATTGTCGTGAGCTTTTCTAACTGTGCTGCATGCTAAAGATGTTCAAAAAGCTGTCAAAAACTTGGAGACTAAGTCGGTTTAAATCAGGTGTGAAGGCAGTCATAGTATTTTTTATGGGTGAAAGAGCCAGAGGTCAGACTTATGTggccttaaaaagaaaaatgtttgtacaAATCAAAATCTGCATGGGCTCAAGTTTGTATTGATTTGGTTTTGGAGATTGTGCcaagcataataataataataatgaaaaacttGCCTatattgaaaagttatttaatgggataacacaaaagaaaatgtaaattccTAGGATCATAATAAATGTCCATTAGAAATGACAAATATGTGACTttgagcaaacaaaaagaataaaaactactCTGCCCTGTtgataaacattaaaactaTTCATGCTATTCAACAAATGCATTGTATCTCTTGTTTCCTTTACCCTCCAATGGTTTcctgtctgtctttctttcaGAAGGAACATTAATGActcaaaaaaagtcaacaagtTTTCCAAAAACAATTAGAGCAAACAGCAGATGGTATTCCACCGCCCACAGAGACCCAAGGACCTGAGTTTTGATGAGATCCATCAAATTTGAATAAACATCTCCTAATCAGTATAAAGAGTTTCCTCTATCCACACCCTCCAACTTGTATGTGAAAGTGACTTTATTAACAATCagatgatgtaaaaaaaattctacacaTCTGAAAACTCACGGCAAGTTTGTGGCTGTGTTCATGTAATATTATTACTATATCTATGAAATCTGAGCTTTATACATTACTGATCACATAAACTAGCCAAGAAAAGGTCTGAAAGTGTCAAAATTTGAACAATAGAAATAATTCCTCAAATTGGACTTTACCTACAGAAATGACTTTGACTTCCAGTTGGTGTTGTGTTTCAGAGCTCCTTTGTCACACTTGTTCAGTGACACacattttatatcatttgaTAAGCACCTGTTAATCCATCCCCAAGGCCCAGCAATCACATCCCCTTATGTCTGCTGTAGATAACAGAACAAGTTATTTGGCACCTGAAAAACCATACATTTCCACACCAGGAGCCAAGCGGATGACATCAGTGCTTCAGTGGACCTGGACATACTCTGCCACCACCTGAGGGCATCTTGTGACTAAATGTGTTGAGACGGTACAGCTTGAAATGTGTCTACTAATTTTCTTTAattggagggtgcatgggagttcacCCAACAAGTTTACAAGAGTTTGTGGACATGGAAAAGGAGTTCAACCATGTCTTTTGGGAAGTTCTGAGGGACTAAATCGGGATCGTCTTTGGTGAGAGCTTGACTTTGCCAAGGTTGCCCCTGTCACTGATTGTCTAGATAACCTGAATAGACCGAATTTCTAGGTACAGGCAAAGTCTTATGGGGATCCATTTCGGTGGCATTAGGATCTAGTTTCTCCGTTTTGCACATGATGTGTTTCTACTGGCTTCATCAGACTGTGATCTACATCTTTCACTGACTTTCCCAACCCAGTATGAAGTGGACTGGGAGTTTAGTTTTCACAGGGTCTTATTCACGAATGAGGAAATAATAGATCAGTGATGGGAACAATGCATCAGTGGTCTTTGAAGGTAGTTATCAAAGGTCTCATCTCAAGTATTTTctcactacaaaaaaaaaaacacacacacacaaaaaaacaacagaagaataAAGTCCTGTTTGATTTAATAGACATAAATTGATGAAACATTGAGACCCATTAGTAAGGGCTTTTAACATTTTTCGTGTTTGCCCAATGTTGTAAATTCACGGTCTTCCCACAAGGAAATGACGTCACGAATTCGCGTATTTAGTAGCAAGTTGAGGAACATTTtcaatcaagaaaataaaattacttcaaatgtaattttctgttgaccacaaaagtgaaaataattttacatttcaatttaatattgcatgaaaagttagttttgttctTCAGTGCTGATTTCTGTGACGAAAATCCTGAGACTGTAAAACGGTACAGTCTTTTTTGTATAATTATGCTTTTGTGGAATACGCATATTTTAtagtgaaatttatttttctctcgcTGTGTTCTAGTTTATGGGTTGCATTGTTTTGCTTATCCTAATGTTATAACATACACACACCGGAGCGAGATAATGGTAGGACTTTTGCCTTGCAAAAGAATGACCGTCTGTTCGAGTTTGGAGGCACTCACTTTACGTCCGTGTGTTCTTGTCggataccaaaataaaaataacatgacTGTTAGCTGGTTTTCCCTTGTCATTAATGAGTGTGTTTCATTTATGTCCTGTGTTTCTCCGTTGTCCTGTAATTGACAATCGACACAGTAAGGATTAGGTGTATGATTCTTGCTAAATTCTGAAAAAACCCAGATGATTTTTCGAGTTTATCGTCAAAAGTGTGACAGTTAGCGGacttggcttttattttgaagcgtCGAGTTGGAAGTTACGTATGCCTTTCATTCATAACGTCGACGGCTCCAGTGCGCCGGTCTCGAGGTTTACCTACAATTAGCAACGATTACTCCTTAAAATGTCTCACGCAGTACCGTCGGAAAAGCCATCCAACCCCGAGAATCCTCGCGTTTTTTTCGACGTTGACATCGACGGGGAAAAAGGtccgttttttattttaaatgaactcatGTAGCAGCACGTTCTGT is a genomic window containing:
- the spmip2 gene encoding uncharacterized protein spmip2 isoform X2, whose amino-acid sequence is MKWGPGGIGDYRPRSNYFPLYIGVGATSPEATSDLSYLCRAAPDAPPPAPRQSFVGEVGWGWQHNQLLNGDRLLSNMQIKKTDIRRTLEDRVTQKFQMNQ
- the spmip2 gene encoding uncharacterized protein C4orf45 isoform X1 translates to MMQNSNKNSDETRYGQRILFTGPGGIGDYRPRSNYFPLYIGVGATSPEATSDLSYLCRAAPDAPPPAPRQSFVGEVGWGWQHNQLLNGDRLLSNMQIKKTDIRRTLEDRVTQKFQMNQ